A genomic segment from Flammeovirga pectinis encodes:
- a CDS encoding right-handed parallel beta-helix repeat-containing protein: protein MKKIITVALLWFLTFLPGFASNYYVDAINGNDTNNGTSESSAWKSMNKVNTLTLNGGDAVYFKAGVEIYGTLKPKGSGTSENPIIIGKYGGEAHAKINGEGYTSVITLSNVQGYIVKDLELVNDQGTALEDNALTERVGVTLSNSTDGIKYFFKFSNLKMHDIYPNNPTDDEANDPAYKGYGFKITTYGNKETYIDGVTIENCEIYDIGYRGIIGGRWSTVAPEYAMNKNIVIRNNHIHNIGGAGIVPMHMENLLVEDNIVDHPGDTSDPRMIGRGSGIWPLRCKNVLIQRNQFLSARGKQDSCGAHIDIGNEDITIQYNYSYDNEGGFVEVLGGNKNSIYRYNISVNDGWRTGNHLGVIFWIGGYMGNNLDPEGSVNTQVYNNTIYVGEGITTYVLLQYGTENMFKNNIVHIHKNANLIYRNYSYENNFEKVDVDFDHNIFYKEDANGNPTTAPIDKDAKSVIAMPYGDNDAFIDPLIKIPGSTAADDYKLDYFSPAKSAGEIIKNAGVYDYWQSLLPKDINPTIGGQELVEVERTESKTYYLDDNNGNDNNDGLSISTPFKSVDRVNALTLLAGDSILFKGGTTFDGQLIISAKGTEENPIIIDTYGTESATLEVSNFLSVLKLDGATNIQVSNLSFKNKTSPVSEQYGIEIMNSDNIKISSCSLLAIETVDGAIVIDGATNIIVEKSEIVGTKEGYAFLLKNENRNITLQYNYLLENKSGVVKASGVLSALNFRYNLSINNEGYFVWMDELTSVENISMYNNTVYTKENITSRFQIGEGVQVMFKNNIIQTEGTFIANSKEEQNDFNHNNYFGAIVGFPTGDNDLIINPLLINPGSVFDNDYILAANSPLIGKGIAINNAGTEDYFGNIITITGNWNIGANQVASEEEIITNVVSDLDDINIVVYPNPTTNFIYLKNVPNEEVVQLITLLGKTLQREVKHQSFSLEGLVDGVYILKIGNHVTRIIKY, encoded by the coding sequence ATGAAAAAAATAATTACAGTGGCTCTACTCTGGTTCTTGACTTTTTTACCGGGGTTTGCATCAAACTACTATGTAGATGCAATTAATGGAAATGATACGAATAATGGAACATCAGAAAGTTCTGCTTGGAAATCAATGAATAAAGTAAATACATTAACCTTAAATGGGGGGGATGCAGTTTATTTTAAAGCAGGTGTTGAAATTTACGGAACATTAAAGCCTAAAGGGTCTGGTACTTCAGAAAATCCAATCATTATTGGTAAATACGGTGGGGAGGCTCATGCAAAAATAAATGGAGAAGGATATACTTCCGTAATCACGTTATCTAATGTACAAGGATATATAGTAAAAGATTTAGAACTCGTAAATGATCAGGGTACTGCTTTAGAAGACAATGCTTTAACAGAAAGAGTAGGAGTAACACTAAGTAATAGTACCGATGGAATCAAATATTTTTTTAAGTTTTCAAATTTAAAAATGCATGATATCTATCCTAACAACCCAACAGATGACGAAGCAAACGACCCAGCTTATAAAGGTTACGGTTTTAAGATAACAACCTATGGAAATAAAGAAACTTATATCGATGGGGTAACTATAGAGAATTGCGAAATCTATGACATTGGTTACAGAGGTATAATTGGAGGTAGATGGAGTACCGTTGCTCCGGAGTATGCTATGAATAAAAATATTGTAATTAGAAATAACCATATTCATAATATTGGAGGGGCAGGGATTGTACCTATGCACATGGAAAACCTACTTGTTGAAGATAATATTGTTGATCATCCCGGAGATACTTCAGACCCGAGAATGATTGGTAGAGGAAGTGGAATTTGGCCACTAAGATGCAAAAATGTACTCATCCAACGTAATCAGTTTTTATCAGCAAGAGGCAAACAAGATTCTTGTGGAGCACATATAGATATTGGAAATGAAGATATCACTATTCAATATAACTACAGTTATGATAATGAAGGTGGCTTTGTAGAAGTTCTTGGAGGAAATAAAAATTCAATTTATCGTTATAACATCTCTGTAAATGATGGATGGAGAACAGGTAATCATTTAGGTGTTATCTTTTGGATTGGGGGCTATATGGGGAATAATTTAGACCCAGAAGGTTCTGTAAATACCCAAGTTTATAACAATACAATTTATGTAGGAGAAGGAATTACAACGTATGTTTTATTGCAATATGGCACAGAAAATATGTTTAAAAATAACATTGTACATATTCATAAAAATGCCAACTTGATTTATAGAAATTACAGTTACGAAAATAACTTTGAAAAGGTAGATGTAGATTTTGATCATAATATCTTTTATAAAGAAGATGCTAATGGTAACCCAACTACTGCACCTATAGATAAAGATGCTAAAAGTGTAATTGCTATGCCTTATGGTGATAACGATGCCTTTATAGATCCACTTATAAAAATACCAGGTAGTACTGCAGCAGATGATTATAAATTAGACTATTTCTCTCCTGCAAAATCAGCTGGAGAAATTATAAAAAATGCCGGGGTATATGATTATTGGCAATCACTTTTACCTAAAGATATTAACCCAACAATTGGTGGTCAAGAATTGGTTGAGGTAGAAAGAACAGAAAGTAAAACATATTATTTAGATGATAATAATGGAAATGATAATAATGATGGTTTATCAATTTCAACTCCTTTTAAATCAGTTGATAGAGTAAATGCACTCACACTTTTGGCAGGAGATTCTATTTTATTTAAAGGAGGAACTACTTTTGATGGTCAACTTATTATTTCTGCAAAAGGAACAGAAGAAAACCCAATCATTATTGATACCTACGGAACCGAAAGTGCAACATTAGAAGTAAGCAATTTTTTATCTGTATTAAAATTAGATGGAGCAACAAATATACAAGTAAGTAACTTGTCTTTTAAAAATAAGACATCTCCTGTAAGTGAACAATATGGTATAGAGATAATGAATTCTGATAATATTAAAATTTCTAGCTGTAGTTTACTTGCAATTGAAACTGTAGATGGTGCTATAGTAATTGATGGGGCAACAAACATTATTGTTGAGAAATCTGAAATTGTAGGTACTAAAGAAGGCTACGCTTTTTTACTTAAAAATGAGAATAGAAATATAACATTACAGTATAATTACCTTCTAGAAAATAAAAGTGGAGTGGTAAAAGCATCAGGTGTATTATCAGCGTTAAATTTCCGTTATAACCTGTCTATTAATAATGAAGGGTATTTTGTATGGATGGATGAACTTACTTCTGTAGAAAATATTTCTATGTACAATAACACAGTCTACACAAAAGAAAACATTACGTCACGTTTTCAAATAGGAGAAGGTGTACAAGTAATGTTTAAGAATAATATTATTCAAACTGAAGGAACATTCATTGCAAATAGCAAAGAAGAGCAAAATGACTTTAATCATAATAATTATTTTGGTGCTATAGTTGGTTTCCCAACAGGAGATAACGATTTAATTATCAATCCATTACTAATTAATCCAGGAAGTGTCTTTGATAACGATTATATACTTGCTGCAAATTCACCTCTAATTGGTAAGGGAATTGCTATAAATAATGCTGGAACCGAAGATTACTTTGGGAACATAATAACTATTACAGGGAATTGGAATATTGGCGCAAATCAAGTGGCGTCTGAAGAAGAAATCATTACAAATGTAGTGAGTGATCTAGACGACATAAACATTGTCGTATATCCAAATCCGACAACTAATTTCATTTATTTAAAAAATGTACCGAATGAAGAAGTAGTTCAATTAATTACTCTTCTTGGTAAGACATTACAGCGAGAAGTTAAACATCAATCCTTCTCATTAGAGGGTTTGGTTGATGGTGTTTATATTTTAAAAATCGGAAATCATGTAACCCGTATAATAAAGTATTAA
- a CDS encoding RagB/SusD family nutrient uptake outer membrane protein, with the protein MKKNNILKYILLPLLILSSCTIKEEPPFADKELIYAGDQGQKAVLDGLYAMLIEFPGYKQGFHETRQIHSGILNSRQASLQATVGSLNIDPTWNQNDFSWGNYYTLVYRANQLLVDIEVKETSTAYNIDVVGNALFLRAFSYFHLVRSWGEVPLITTPTNLETLYVGKSTKGEIYTQIIADLTLAAEYLSEGGLAPGYPKKYAAEMLLGKVYMWLASAEDSGEEDVLISGVQYETDTTSGTELTYWQSALAHASKVEGQYMLTSDYRTLFAGADGNHTEESIFEVNFNSEVAQVSYTALFTPNNWTKGLNNYGRIVVNPEVYASHQNTHENDPRFKGNFLGDYNGYSRNQSTGEIIIAPWGTNFKINDAGRLNLKTNQMGLGYAVLTKHMIKDREQTTLDSPKGFIIFRYADLLLMLAEIENELGNTSKAETYLAKILERARTSTYLNVNGDVQSGNGIDPILQPGQSQDEMRETIFQERIFELVGEGEDWYEVRRRGFAYFTSHVIEPHNNFIYFNEAIDVKLNTTNKGMLFPIPLSEIANNQALSEQNPGY; encoded by the coding sequence ATGAAAAAGAATAATATCTTAAAATATATACTATTACCTCTCTTAATTTTATCATCGTGTACTATTAAGGAAGAGCCACCTTTTGCAGATAAAGAGTTAATCTATGCAGGAGATCAAGGACAAAAAGCAGTATTAGATGGTTTGTATGCTATGCTTATTGAGTTCCCTGGTTATAAGCAAGGATTTCATGAAACAAGACAAATACATTCAGGTATCTTAAATTCAAGACAAGCATCTTTACAAGCTACAGTTGGTTCTTTAAATATAGACCCAACTTGGAATCAAAATGATTTTTCTTGGGGTAATTATTATACATTGGTTTATAGAGCAAATCAATTATTAGTAGATATAGAAGTAAAAGAAACATCTACTGCGTATAATATAGATGTAGTTGGGAATGCATTATTCTTACGTGCTTTTTCTTATTTCCATTTGGTAAGAAGCTGGGGTGAAGTTCCATTAATTACTACACCAACTAATTTGGAGACTTTATATGTTGGTAAGTCTACAAAAGGTGAAATTTATACACAAATTATAGCTGATTTAACGTTAGCTGCAGAGTATTTATCTGAAGGTGGTTTAGCACCTGGATATCCTAAAAAATATGCTGCCGAAATGCTTTTAGGTAAAGTGTATATGTGGTTAGCTTCTGCAGAAGACAGTGGTGAAGAAGATGTATTAATCTCTGGTGTTCAATACGAAACAGATACAACTTCTGGTACTGAACTTACATATTGGCAAAGTGCTTTAGCACATGCATCTAAAGTAGAAGGTCAATATATGCTAACTTCTGATTACAGAACATTATTTGCTGGAGCAGATGGTAACCATACAGAAGAAAGTATTTTTGAAGTGAACTTTAATAGCGAAGTAGCTCAGGTTTCTTACACTGCATTATTTACACCAAACAACTGGACAAAAGGTTTAAATAATTATGGTAGAATAGTTGTTAACCCAGAGGTTTACGCTAGTCATCAAAACACACATGAAAATGACCCAAGATTTAAAGGAAATTTCTTAGGAGATTATAATGGGTATTCTAGAAATCAAAGTACAGGTGAAATTATTATTGCTCCTTGGGGCACTAATTTTAAAATAAATGATGCAGGTAGATTAAACCTTAAAACAAACCAAATGGGATTAGGCTATGCTGTATTAACAAAGCATATGATAAAAGATAGAGAACAGACTACTTTAGATTCACCTAAAGGGTTTATCATCTTTAGATATGCAGATTTATTATTAATGCTTGCTGAAATTGAAAATGAATTAGGAAATACTTCTAAAGCAGAAACGTATCTAGCAAAAATATTAGAAAGAGCTAGAACATCTACGTATTTAAATGTAAATGGTGATGTTCAATCTGGAAATGGTATTGATCCAATATTACAACCAGGTCAATCTCAAGATGAGATGAGAGAGACAATTTTTCAAGAAAGAATTTTTGAATTAGTTGGCGAAGGAGAAGATTGGTATGAAGTAAGAAGAAGAGGCTTTGCTTATTTTACTTCTCATGTGATAGAACCTCATAATAACTTTATCTACTTTAATGAAGCTATTGATGTTAAATTAAATACAACAAATAAAGGAATGTTATTTCCAATTCCTTTATCAGAGATTGCGAATAATCAAGCGTTATCAGAGCAAAACCCTGGTTACTAA
- a CDS encoding two-component regulator propeller domain-containing protein encodes MYSRLTLFLFSLIFVFQPLFGQEIYFSSLSMRDGLPSNIIADITQDKYGFLWVATRNGLTRYDGNEFTYFRNDSSEYSLPSNELTSTLAIDETIWVGSWNGLSCINNKTLKISRVDLPFNKIRTICKGEGDILWVGSANGLIEYNTKDKTYKVFDSTKNLSHNMVRSILLDKEGNVWVGTFDGINLLEKGAENFKSIPLLQKKKSNLLVLDIKEDRSNTNLWVGTEKGLFSIDKKDKKVTSYLSENNKFSNAVIKEIYQDRSGKLFLGTDFGLNIFSPKAATNAVYFHNPRKSYSITNNAIRQIFEDRNGTLWFSTLNGISTLNTQNTSYTANELSYRSNGKRTGHKVKSILVDSKGNMWFATTHGVIRKDVQKNKEVVFSQNGIKSRRILMDNVSTLMEDKWGRIWMGTASGISIWDENKNKITSINVDSKVGLQSNYIGNITQQKDGTIWVSAWEGGIYKIEGDVENLKNLSFKKIKNHTSDSEKFIAFNNNIWLLDKNKLFRVDDLTLKVIEIEEYNAKFKNSEAYSLYNSGDGNLWIGTLNGIIQYSIETKQTKFYAINTRRDEIVRACIKDKQGTIWGITNLSIVRLNAKAGNVNVYPLKYTLPIKNFHYGCVTIKENNEILFGGDNGYVSFYPKDIKNETSKSAVLITGLEINNKKIGIDQEVDGRVLLEKSISFINKLILNYDERSFTINFSSLDFSHSIKNIYAYKLKGFDENWHQVSGIDNKAIYSKVKPGEYIFSVKSINNLDETVAESKPLSITIKRPFFLQNIFLALYLFLILGIVFTLFRMYTNRLKLESQLHITQMEVLHSEELEKTKEDYFTNISHELRTPISLILPPLHQLQKKAQLDGDSLTLLNLAEKNAKRLKKLVNQILDFNKMQYEKLSLKFKKVDFIEFSENVFLLFTDNASRKGINYTFNSEVEEQILWVDVEKMETILFNLLSNAFKFTKEGGTISFVLTRTEIDNPYKEGGINIKISDTGIGISEEDQLHIFDRFYQAKKQNIKENGSGIGLTLVAEFVELHYGQISIESKVNLGTSFTLDLPLGTDHLPVDQLEQDEIELTLSPVTHHLDNKITSYKLDLNSDKPLLLLVDDNQDIIAFIRNSLKEKYNLIVAENGQEGVVKANRFLPQLIISDIMMPVMDGLSFTDKVKKNPKTSAIPIILLTAKSLPSQKVDGLTAGADIYLTKPIEIELLEAYIKKLLTRKIELEEHFKEEIFNKSEEMNPLKNEDTIFVNKVMQIIEANISNTELSVEMISQELSISTTHLYRKLKATTNHTAKDVIKKHRLKKASQLLQNREGNITEIVDQVGFSSLSYFSRVFKAEFKISPKKYQEKFNSDNFAINNQETIS; translated from the coding sequence ATGTATAGCAGGCTTACATTGTTTTTATTTAGTTTAATCTTTGTATTTCAACCATTATTTGGTCAAGAGATCTATTTCTCTTCCTTATCTATGCGTGATGGATTACCCTCTAATATTATTGCAGATATAACACAAGACAAGTATGGCTTTTTATGGGTTGCAACAAGAAATGGTTTAACGCGTTACGATGGAAATGAGTTTACATATTTTAGAAACGACTCTTCAGAATATAGTTTACCTAGTAACGAATTAACGTCTACTTTAGCAATTGATGAAACTATTTGGGTGGGTAGTTGGAATGGTTTAAGTTGTATAAATAATAAGACATTAAAGATTAGCCGAGTAGATTTACCCTTCAATAAAATTAGAACAATTTGCAAAGGAGAAGGAGATATTTTATGGGTTGGTTCTGCAAATGGATTGATCGAGTATAATACCAAAGATAAAACTTACAAAGTATTTGATTCTACAAAGAACTTATCACATAATATGGTAAGGAGTATACTTTTAGATAAAGAAGGTAACGTCTGGGTTGGTACATTTGATGGGATAAATCTTTTAGAAAAAGGAGCAGAAAATTTCAAATCCATCCCTTTACTTCAGAAGAAAAAATCTAACCTACTTGTTTTAGATATTAAAGAAGATAGAAGTAATACTAACTTATGGGTGGGTACTGAGAAGGGTTTATTTTCAATAGATAAAAAAGACAAAAAGGTAACTTCTTATTTATCTGAAAACAATAAATTTTCTAACGCGGTTATTAAAGAAATTTATCAAGATAGGTCTGGAAAATTATTTTTAGGAACTGATTTTGGGCTAAATATTTTTTCTCCTAAAGCGGCTACAAATGCAGTATATTTTCATAACCCAAGAAAATCATATTCCATTACCAATAATGCAATAAGACAAATTTTTGAAGATAGAAATGGTACACTTTGGTTCTCTACGTTAAATGGTATCAGTACATTAAATACCCAAAATACATCTTACACCGCTAACGAGTTATCATATCGTAGCAATGGAAAACGCACAGGCCACAAGGTAAAATCTATACTTGTAGATAGTAAAGGTAACATGTGGTTTGCCACTACACATGGAGTAATCCGTAAAGATGTACAAAAAAATAAAGAGGTAGTCTTTAGCCAAAATGGTATAAAAAGTAGAAGAATATTAATGGATAATGTTTCTACTTTAATGGAAGACAAATGGGGTAGAATTTGGATGGGAACTGCATCTGGAATTAGTATTTGGGATGAAAACAAAAATAAAATAACATCTATAAATGTTGATTCGAAGGTTGGCTTACAATCAAATTACATAGGTAATATTACACAACAGAAAGACGGAACTATTTGGGTAAGTGCATGGGAAGGAGGTATTTATAAGATAGAAGGTGATGTTGAAAATTTAAAAAACCTGTCGTTTAAAAAAATAAAAAACCACACTTCTGATTCTGAAAAATTTATTGCTTTTAATAACAATATCTGGCTTTTAGATAAAAATAAACTCTTTAGGGTAGATGATCTTACTTTAAAAGTGATAGAGATAGAAGAATACAATGCTAAATTTAAAAACAGTGAAGCATACTCTTTATATAACTCTGGTGATGGTAATTTATGGATAGGTACTTTAAATGGAATAATACAATATTCTATTGAGACAAAGCAAACCAAATTTTATGCTATTAATACAAGACGTGACGAAATTGTAAGAGCATGTATAAAAGACAAACAAGGAACAATTTGGGGTATAACTAATTTATCTATTGTCCGACTTAATGCTAAGGCAGGGAATGTAAATGTCTACCCTCTTAAATACACATTACCCATTAAAAACTTTCATTATGGTTGTGTAACCATAAAAGAAAACAATGAGATATTATTTGGAGGAGATAATGGTTACGTTTCTTTTTACCCAAAGGATATTAAGAACGAAACTAGTAAATCAGCCGTGCTTATTACAGGGTTAGAAATAAACAATAAGAAAATTGGTATTGATCAAGAAGTTGACGGTAGAGTATTATTAGAGAAGAGCATATCTTTTATCAATAAGTTAATTCTTAATTATGATGAAAGATCTTTTACAATTAATTTTTCTAGCTTAGATTTTTCACATTCCATCAAAAATATTTACGCCTACAAGCTAAAAGGTTTTGATGAAAATTGGCATCAAGTATCTGGTATTGATAATAAGGCAATTTACTCAAAAGTAAAGCCGGGAGAATATATCTTTAGTGTAAAATCTATAAATAATTTAGACGAAACGGTGGCAGAATCTAAACCACTTTCTATAACTATTAAACGTCCATTTTTCTTACAGAACATCTTCTTAGCGTTATATTTATTTTTAATATTAGGAATAGTATTTACCCTTTTTAGAATGTACACAAACAGGTTAAAACTAGAAAGCCAACTTCATATTACACAAATGGAAGTGCTGCATTCAGAAGAATTAGAAAAGACGAAAGAAGACTACTTCACTAATATATCGCACGAATTAAGAACACCAATTAGTTTAATTTTACCGCCACTTCACCAACTTCAAAAAAAGGCACAATTAGATGGTGATAGCTTAACGTTACTAAACCTTGCAGAGAAAAATGCGAAGAGATTAAAAAAACTCGTTAACCAGATCTTAGATTTTAATAAAATGCAGTATGAAAAACTTTCTTTAAAATTTAAGAAAGTAGATTTTATTGAATTTAGTGAAAATGTATTTCTATTGTTTACAGATAATGCTTCTCGTAAAGGGATTAATTATACATTTAATTCTGAAGTTGAGGAACAAATTTTATGGGTTGATGTAGAAAAGATGGAAACCATATTATTTAATCTTTTATCCAATGCTTTTAAATTTACAAAAGAAGGAGGAACAATTTCTTTTGTATTGACGAGAACTGAAATAGACAATCCTTATAAAGAAGGCGGTATAAATATTAAGATTTCAGATACTGGTATTGGTATTTCAGAAGAAGATCAGTTGCATATTTTTGATCGTTTTTATCAGGCAAAGAAACAAAACATAAAAGAGAATGGCTCTGGAATCGGTTTAACGTTAGTTGCAGAATTTGTAGAATTGCATTACGGACAAATTAGTATAGAAAGTAAAGTAAATTTAGGCACTTCTTTTACATTAGATTTGCCTTTAGGAACAGATCATTTACCTGTAGATCAGTTAGAGCAGGATGAAATAGAACTTACTTTATCTCCTGTAACACATCATTTAGATAATAAAATTACATCTTATAAATTAGATTTAAATTCTGATAAACCACTTTTACTTTTGGTAGATGACAATCAGGATATTATTGCTTTTATTAGAAATAGCCTAAAAGAAAAGTACAATTTAATAGTAGCAGAAAATGGACAGGAAGGAGTTGTTAAAGCCAATAGGTTTTTACCTCAACTAATAATTTCTGATATTATGATGCCAGTAATGGATGGATTATCTTTCACAGATAAGGTTAAAAAGAACCCTAAAACAAGTGCTATTCCTATAATTTTATTAACAGCAAAATCATTGCCTTCTCAAAAAGTAGATGGTTTAACAGCAGGGGCTGATATTTACCTTACTAAGCCAATAGAAATTGAATTATTAGAGGCTTACATCAAAAAATTATTGACCAGAAAAATAGAATTAGAAGAGCATTTTAAAGAAGAAATTTTTAATAAATCGGAAGAAATGAATCCTTTAAAAAATGAGGATACAATTTTTGTAAATAAAGTAATGCAAATTATAGAGGCCAATATTTCTAATACAGAACTTAGTGTAGAAATGATAAGTCAAGAACTATCTATAAGTACTACACATCTGTATCGAAAACTAAAAGCAACTACAAACCATACCGCAAAAGATGTAATTAAAAAACATCGTTTAAAGAAAGCTTCTCAGTTATTACAAAATAGAGAAGGGAATATAACAGAGATTGTAGACCAAGTTGGTTTCTCTAGCCTTTCTTATTTTTCGAGAGTATTTAAGGCCGAATTTAAAATTTCACCTAAAAAATACCAAGAGAAATTTAATAGCGATAATTTTGCTATAAATAACCAGGAAACGATTTCTTAA